One Pleuronectes platessa chromosome 20, fPlePla1.1, whole genome shotgun sequence DNA window includes the following coding sequences:
- the boc gene encoding brother of CDO gives MFGTRDWTPWMKKRRAPVLCALGAVLLCCLQSGASVSDEVPVFTEEPLSVVQKLGGSVNLRCRARPASANISWRLNGQELVDGDVGVVLGPVGLFIPALSNLTLGRYQCVASTGAGALASVPANVTAAKMRDFEPDDQRDIEVDEGNTAVIECHLPESQPKAQVRYSVKQEWLETSKGNYLIMPSGNLQIANATQDDEGPYKCAAYNPITQEVKTSTSADRLRIRRSTSEAARIIYPPASRSIMVTRGQRLVLECVASGIPTPQVTWAKDGQDLRFHNNTRFLLSNLLIDAVGEGDSGTYICRADNGIGLASSATVLYDVQVFEPPQVTVELQQPEVVYGETVRITCQARGKPTPAVMWLHNARPLAPSPRHRLTPRMLRVFNVGPQDDGLYQCMAENGVGSSQASARLITVSTGRSRKLPTIYRPLSPDKVLREQPPVRPGATGAMLPLDCSELPGQILPAEAPVILSQPRTGRADYYELTWRPRHERGVPVLEYMVKYRKVGDPLAEWTPSSISGSLHKLTLAKLQPDSLYEVEMTAKNCAGLGQPAMMTFRTGKGRKGQNDPPKTPAVPSPSLSPPEAPDKPTVSTATETSAYVTWIPRGNRGFPIQSFRVEYKKVKKAGEDWVTAVENIPPSRLSVEITGLEKGTSYKFRVVAVNVIGSSPPSAPSKAYTVVGGRTHERPVDGPYITYNEAINETTIILKWTYTPVNNTPIYGFYIYYRPTDSDNDSDYKKDVVEGDKYWHYITDLQPETAYDIKMQSFNEKGESEFGNVVILETKARPNSPRTDPSMSPDTGTGLPSGRVPRPGDLPYLIVCIVLGTFILIIVAFIPFCLWRAWAKQKQTSDLCFPAVATPMSSCQYTMVPLQGLALVGHCPLDAHMAAPHGVYPANGEYTPNGKPHHPTHCRPGPQQNEVDCDMERDTLLPRPVSNGHVPVYHYSTSGADHHEQTCCSPDDSTQQLLDSSHQLLDSSHQFLDSPEAGGDGSFCDGDEVEDDGITQKSASFPLLSLEDEGIFTTPSSAATTPQSQDAGTLQEVSVLPSEAAPEDEGSDNTTDA, from the exons ATGTTTGGAACGAGAGACTGGACTCCGTGGATGAAAAAGAGAAGGGCTCCAGTGTTGTGTGCTCTGGGTGCAGTACTACTGTGCTGCCTGCAGAGCGGCGCCTCTGTCTCCG ATGAGGTCCCCGTCTTCACCGAAGAGCCCCTGTCCGTGGTGCAGAAGTTGGGCGGCAGCGTGAACCTCCGCTGCCGCGCCCGACCCGCCTCCGCCAACATCAGCTGGCGCCTCAACGGCCAGGAGCTGGTGGACGGGGATGTTGGCGTCGTGCTCGGCCCCGTCGGCCTGTTCATCCCCGCCCTGTCCAACCTGACGCTGGGGCGGTACCAGTGTGTGGCCAGCACCGGCGCTGGAGCCCTGGCCAGTGTGCCTGCTAACGTCACCGCTGCCA AGATGCGCGACTTCGAGCCCGACGACCAGCGGGACATCGAGGTGGACGAGGGCAACACGGCTGTTATCGAGTGCCACCTGCCTGAGAGCCAGCCCAAGGCTCAGGTCCGCTACAGCGTCAAGCAGGAGTGGCTGGAGACGTCCAAAG GGAACTACCTCATCATGCCGTCAGGGAACCTGCAGATAGCCAACGCCACGCAGGACGACGAGGGGCCGTACAAGTGTGCTGCGTACAACCCCATCACTCAGGAAGTCAAAACATCCACCTCTGCTGACCGCCTGCGCATCCGCC GCTCCACGTCAGAAGCCGCTCGGATCATCTATCCGCCGGCGTCCCGCTCCATCATGGTGACCAGAGGCCAGCGGCTGGTGCTGGAGTGTGTCGCCAGCGGCATCCCGACCCCGCAGGTCACATGGGCAAAGGATGGGCAGGACCTGCGCTTCCACAACAACACGCGCTTCCTGCTCAGCAACCTGCTGATCGACGCCGTGGGCGAGGGCGACTCGGGAACCTACATCTGCCGGGCGGACAACGGCATCGGCTTAGCGAGCTCTGCAACGGTGCTCTACGATGTCCAAGTGTTTG AGCCTCCGCAGGTGacggtggagctgcagcagccggaGGTCGTGTACGGCGAGACCGTCCGCATCACCTGTCAGGCGCGCGGCAAGCCCACCCCGGCGGTGATGTGGCTCCACAACGCCCGGCCCCTGGCCCCGTCTCCTCGCCACCGCCTCACCCCCCGGATGCTGCGCGTCTTCAACGTGGGCCCTCAGGATGACGGGCTGTACCAATGCATGGCTGAGAACGGGGTGGGCAGCTCGCAGGCCTCCGCTCGGCTCATCACGGTGTCAACTGGTAGGTCAC GGAAGTTACCCACAATCTATCGGCCGCTCAGCCCGGACAAGGTGCTGAGGGAGCAGCCGCCGGTGAGGCCCGGGGCCACGGGGGCCATGTTGCCTCTGGATTGCTCCGAGCTGCCGGGACAGATCCTGCCTGCAGAGGCCCCCGTCATCCTCAGCCAGCCCCGCACAGGCAGGGCGGACTACTATGAACTCACCTGGAGGCCGCGGCACGAGAGAGGGGTCCCGGTGCTGGAGTACATGGTCAAATACAGAAAG GTGGGCGACCCTCTAGCAGAGTGGACCCCCAGCAGCATCTCGGGCTCCCTCCATAAGCTGACCCTGGCTAAGCTGCAGCCGGACAGCCTGTATGAGGTGGAGATGACCGCAAAGAACTGTGCAGGTCTGGGACAGCCTGCGATGATGACGTTCAGGACCGGCAAAG GTCGGAAAGGTCAAAATGATCCACCGAAGACTCCGGCTGTTCCTTCCCCGAGTCTCTCTC CTCCCGAGGCCCCCGACAAGCCCACGGTCTCCACGGCCACGGAGACGTCCGCCTATGTGACCTGGATTCCTCGCGGGAACCGTGGCTTCCCCATCCAGTCCTTTCGGGTGGAGTACAAGAAGGTGAAGAAGGCCGGAGAGGACTGGGTGACGGCGGTGGAGAACATCCCTCCGTCGCGCCTCTCGGTGGAGATCACGGGCCTGGAGAAAG GTACCTCTTACAAGTTCCGTGTGGTGGCGGTGAACGTGATCGGTTCCAGTCCTCCCAGTGCTCCCTCGAAGGCGTACACTGTGGTGGGCGGGAGAACCCACGAGCGCCCGGTGGATGGACCCTACATCACCTACAACGAGGCCATCAATGAGACGACCATCATTCTCAAATGGACG TACACTCCCGTAAACAACACGCCCATCTACGGCTTCTACATATACTACCGGCCCACGGACAGCGACAACGACAGCGACTACAAGAAGGACGTGGTGGAGGGAGACAAATACTGGCACTACATCACCGACCTGCAGCCGGAGACCGCCTACGACATCAAGATGCAGAGCTTCAACGAGAAGGGCGAGAGCGAGTTCGGGAACGTGGTGATCCTCGAAACCAAGG CTCGTCCCAATTCTCCGCGGACCGATCCGTCCATGTCCCCAGACACGGGGACCGGGCTCCCCAGTGGACGCGTGCCTCGGCCGGGCGACCTCCCCTACCTCATAGTGTGCATTGTCCTGGGAACCTTCATCTTAATCATCGTCGCCTTCATCCCCTTCTGCCTGTGGAGGGCTTGGGCCAAACAGA AGCAAACGTCCGACTTGTGTTTCCCTGCTGTGGCCACCCCCATGTCGTCATGTCAGTACACCATGGTGCCTCTTCAGGGACTCGCCCTGGTGGGCCACTGCCCGCTGGACGCCCACATGGCGGCTCCACATGGCGTCTACCCGGCGAACGGAGAATACACTCCGAATGGAAAACCTCATCACCCGACACACTGTCGGCCAGGACCGCAGCAG AATGAGGTGGATTGTGATATGGAGCGCGACACTTTGTTGCCACGGCCGGTGTCAAATGGACACGTGCCCGTCTACCACTACTCCACCAG cgGTGCAGATCATCACGAACAGACGTGCTGTTCTCCTGATGACTCCACACAGCAGCTCCTCGACTCTTCTCACCAGCTCCTCGACTCTTCACATCAGTTCCTCGACTCGCCGGAGGCCGGAGGAGACGGCAGCTTCTGTGATGGAGATGAAGTAGAGGACGACGGCATCACTCAAA AGTCGGCGTCGTTCCCTCTTTTATCTCTAGAGGACGAGGGGATTTTCACCACGCCCTCGTCAGCTGCCACGACGCCGCAGTCGCAAGACGCGGGAACGCTACAGGAAGTGAGCGTCCTCCCGAGTGAGGCGGCGCCCGAGGACGAAGGGAGCGACAACACGACAGATGCATGA